In Mycoplasma sp. OR1901, the following are encoded in one genomic region:
- a CDS encoding PTS transporter subunit EIIC encodes MSMSKNNQQTSFWTKVMSKLSSIGATLMFPIAVLPVAAVLLRIGAEIPTDTAFSKLIQEIIIKPGAAVFDNLPILFGVGLAFGFTKDKRAEAAFAGLIATYIVIALVPSFTTGFYGKINFSEGQGFAALFGGKYNAVLGGNVLNGLAIGALVAYVYNNTNSVKLPKVLGFFSGKRLAPALAIISGLVFSFVWAIIFPWIAYVIYVISKAMSDAVSFKEGTSFESVRWTRAGIMGVYGFINRLFIPFGLHHIPNNLFWFQLGSWAKEGGAAGETVNGDIFIFLQGVAKGNPGGIFQAGFFPMMMFGLPALVLAFIKTAQTKEQKTKVIALFGSAAVVSFLTGITEPIEFAFLYVSPLLYFIHAILTGVFAFITGAFGIQLGFGFSAGFMDFVLSIPKSLRIINESGYTGAAKVMANPFWIIPLGLLTGAAYYFTGYFMITKLNLSTPGRGAGVIADSEEEAVEASTEGELSAKAKKIVSAFGGWDNIVEYNNCATRLRYTVKDASKVNEEELKKSGIFGLSKVSDTGYHAIVGVEAESLNNEIVSNKGAKLQ; translated from the coding sequence ATGTCAATGTCAAAAAATAACCAACAAACCAGTTTTTGAACAAAAGTAATGTCAAAATTAAGTTCAATTGGTGCAACACTTATGTTCCCAATCGCTGTTTTACCAGTTGCAGCCGTTCTTTTAAGAATTGGTGCTGAAATTCCAACTGATACAGCATTCTCAAAATTAATTCAAGAAATTATTATCAAACCTGGTGCTGCAGTATTTGATAACTTACCAATTTTATTTGGTGTAGGTTTAGCTTTTGGATTTACAAAAGATAAACGTGCAGAAGCTGCATTCGCAGGATTAATAGCTACTTATATAGTTATTGCCTTGGTACCTTCATTCACAACAGGATTCTACGGAAAAATTAATTTTAGTGAAGGTCAAGGATTTGCCGCATTATTTGGTGGTAAATACAATGCAGTTTTAGGAGGAAACGTACTTAACGGACTTGCAATTGGTGCTTTAGTTGCTTATGTATACAACAATACAAACTCAGTTAAATTACCTAAAGTTCTTGGTTTCTTCTCAGGAAAAAGATTAGCTCCAGCATTAGCAATCATTTCTGGTTTAGTATTCTCATTCGTATGAGCAATTATTTTCCCTTGAATAGCATACGTAATCTATGTTATTTCAAAAGCTATGTCAGATGCAGTTTCATTTAAAGAAGGTACAAGCTTTGAATCTGTAAGATGAACAAGAGCAGGAATTATGGGTGTTTATGGATTCATCAACAGACTATTTATTCCATTTGGATTACACCACATTCCAAACAACTTATTCTGATTCCAATTAGGATCATGAGCTAAAGAAGGTGGAGCAGCTGGTGAAACAGTTAACGGTGATATCTTCATCTTCTTACAAGGGGTTGCAAAAGGAAACCCTGGAGGAATTTTCCAAGCAGGATTCTTCCCAATGATGATGTTCGGATTACCAGCTTTAGTTTTAGCATTCATTAAAACAGCTCAAACAAAAGAACAAAAAACAAAAGTTATCGCATTATTCGGTTCAGCTGCCGTAGTTTCATTCTTAACAGGTATTACAGAACCAATCGAATTCGCATTCTTATATGTTTCTCCACTTCTATACTTCATTCACGCAATATTAACAGGGGTATTTGCATTTATTACAGGTGCATTTGGAATTCAATTAGGATTCGGATTCAGTGCTGGATTCATGGACTTTGTTCTATCAATTCCTAAATCATTAAGAATTATTAACGAATCAGGTTACACAGGTGCTGCTAAAGTAATGGCAAACCCATTCTGAATCATTCCATTAGGATTATTAACAGGTGCTGCTTACTACTTCACAGGTTACTTCATGATTACAAAATTAAACTTAAGTACACCAGGACGTGGAGCAGGAGTTATTGCAGATAGTGAAGAAGAAGCAGTTGAAGCATCAACTGAAGGTGAATTATCAGCAAAAGCTAAAAAAATCGTTAGTGCATTTGGTGGATGAGACAACATCGTTGAATACAACAACTGTGCAACAAGATTAAGATATACAGTTAAAGATGCTTCTAAAGTTAATGAAGAAGAACTTAAAAAATCAGGAATCTTTGGATTATCAAAAGTTTCAGATACTGGTTATCATGCAATCGTTGGTGTTGAAGCTGAAAGTTTAAACAACGAAATCGTTTCAAACAAAGGTGCAAAATTACAATAA
- the tsaD gene encoding tRNA (adenosine(37)-N6)-threonylcarbamoyltransferase complex transferase subunit TsaD, protein MKIIGIETSHDDTSIAIMENGKILDMWSISQTDIFEKYGGTIPELASREHVKNIGILQAEILKKYDLNEIDYIAYTKEPGLIGSLQIGYLFASALSISLNKPIVPVNHLHGHFLSATITNEIVFPSLCLLVSGGHTQILYAKDYNDFEIVGETLDDAVGEAFDKVASRTGIGFPGGPLIDKISQNYQGDYYTFTKPKTEHEFDFSFSGLKTQVLNLINSAKMKNSLVDKEKIAASFQKVAVEYLCEKMALAIEKYNPKSIVLGGGVSANSSLRTNFLTLHPNAIIPSLKYATDNGAMISQVAYLNLKKSK, encoded by the coding sequence ATGAAAATAATTGGTATTGAAACTTCTCATGATGACACATCCATTGCAATAATGGAAAATGGCAAAATTTTAGATATGTGATCAATTTCTCAAACTGATATTTTTGAAAAATATGGCGGAACTATACCAGAATTAGCTTCTAGAGAACATGTTAAAAATATCGGAATATTACAAGCAGAAATACTTAAAAAATACGATTTAAATGAAATTGACTATATAGCTTATACTAAGGAACCAGGATTAATCGGTTCATTACAAATAGGTTATTTATTTGCAAGCGCATTGTCCATTTCTCTTAATAAACCTATTGTTCCCGTCAATCATTTACATGGTCATTTTTTATCAGCCACAATAACTAATGAAATAGTTTTTCCTTCACTATGTTTATTAGTTTCGGGTGGACATACACAAATTTTATATGCAAAAGATTATAATGATTTTGAAATAGTTGGAGAAACACTTGACGATGCAGTTGGTGAAGCATTCGATAAGGTTGCTTCGAGAACTGGAATAGGTTTTCCAGGAGGTCCACTTATTGATAAAATTTCACAAAATTATCAAGGTGACTATTACACCTTTACCAAACCTAAAACAGAACATGAATTTGATTTTTCTTTTAGCGGACTTAAAACACAAGTATTAAATTTAATTAATTCTGCAAAAATGAAAAATAGTTTAGTAGATAAAGAAAAGATCGCTGCAAGTTTTCAAAAGGTAGCGGTTGAATACTTATGTGAAAAAATGGCTTTAGCAATTGAAAAATATAATCCTAAAAGCATTGTTTTAGGTGGCGGAGTGAGTGCAAATAGTTCACTAAGAACTAATTTCTTAACCTTACACCCAAACGCTATAATACCGTCATTAAAATATGCAACAGATAATGGTGCAATGATTTCTCAAGTAGCTTATCTAAACTTAAAAAAATCTAAGTAA